The Gossypium hirsutum isolate 1008001.06 chromosome D03, Gossypium_hirsutum_v2.1, whole genome shotgun sequence genomic interval ataatatttattatacataatagTATAAACTTGCACATGTAACATCCATGTCAAACTGATGTgcgttttttcatttttttgatggattgtgtattattattattatttctcacttttttatcttttttctttttttacagtTTCTGATAACATAATGAGTATGTCAATTCAGAATTCATCTTTCAAGCTGTCTTTGATTGTATGTATCTACTCAAACTCTtcagaataagaagaagaagggCAGGCTGCTTTTTGCTTTAAAGCTGATTTTCTACCCAACTTTAAAAGAGGTAGAAATTTgctttttcctcttttcttttccattgtCCTTCAAGTTTTAACACCTGCTACATTTTTTCCACTATTGATCAACAACTTGTTTCTCATAAGATTGTGGAAACAAAAATTTAGTGTCTTTTTCCCATGAAATTAATTCATTCGAATCTCATAGGTATCGATTTTATGATTGAAAACCGAAAGTACTTAAGACAGATCTTAAGGAACTCTTAGTTATTAATCCAACAGGTAGGGGCCTCTTAAACATCATCAAGgagaaaaaataaatgtatatagtAATCAAACAGATTAGTTGCAAAAGAAAAGTCAGGGAAACGGAAAGGGAAAGTGAGAGGTTAGGGGAGGGGGGGTCCAACTGCAACTACAGCTTTGGTGACTAATGGTGTTAAGCCATGTCAGGCAAAATCAAACCCCATCTTATATTTCTTTTTGCAGGTCCACTAAAGTTATCTTTGGCCAggtttgatgtgtatatatataatatagttcATAACTTtggtgcatatatatatgtatatatattatatacttcTTTTGATATTAGCTCAGGTTATGGTGGGGTTAATGTTTTGTATAAAGGCCATGAGGAAAGCATGTTTCAGGCAAAAATTTGATTAACTCAGAAACCATGTCCTTTCTGTGGTCACACAGACTCACAGttacttctttttttcttttcttttcttttctttcttttacatCTTAGTCCTTCTTTTATTAACATAAGACTGTGACAGTTTTTGCTTTTGACCTTATTATTTTCATCCATCATTCTATCAAGGTATGGGGAAATAAAGGGTTTTTGAATTCcacaaattttatcattttttttatataaatcagACTTGTGTGGTTAAAAGATATGGTAGACTattcaaaaaggaaaataaaggtgTAAAGTGTAAACCAAGACAATTCAACTCAATTAGTTGAATAGCTAAAAAATATACCATGATAGAAAATTTGATTTTACCAATTTAAGTCATAATTAATTTATCTGAACTGATTTTAACGTCAGTCGGTTTGAAGcatgataaataaaaacacaaatggAAATCAGTTTAGGTTTTGGTTCAAAATTtactatatatttaaaaaattaagttggTTTTAGTTATGAAAATTCATAGACCAAATAATCACCAACTTgacctattttaatttaatcacctCCAAGTTGAATTATTCATCATAATTGATTTGACTAACTTAGCTTAATTGAATAATATTGGTTTAAAGACTTGATTAAATcgattttaataaattattttcgtattttctACATTAAGTTGGAATGGGCTTCTCAATCAATTAATCTCATTCTCTTGATAAATTCAAATATTACTCATTTAAGAGTGAGATTATACGAATTTAGATTCGAATCTATGAAACGTGCTTTAtgaaatttataagtttataGTTACTTTTTTtcaattatgtaatttataaggTATTAAAACAATAAACTAATGAAACAGGGAAAAgaacacaataaaaataaaaaaggtgttAGAAAATTAACAAGTTGGCCATCATCACCTTCCCAAATAATCTAAAGCAAAATTTCTTTTATGGTTGAGGTAGTGTGACATTTCACCTCACAGTCTTGTTTCTATAATCCAAAAAAGCAAAAATCATGTGAACAAAATTTGGCCccacaactccatcaaacatcccATGGTTTAAgctttattttaatcttttagattcattatttatatatatatatatattagattatgacACATTCATGTTAtaggtgaaaaataaatttatgtaataGGTATATTTATAAAAGGAGTTTATTTAAGTAATAGATAAAGCTTTAGTTGAATAGTAAAGtatataaatgtaaaattaatGAGGCGTTAGTTCAAATCTTAttatgagtattttttttatataaaaaatataaaataataaaagcaccCTCAAAGTAATACAATTTACTTTGAAAAGtgaatgtatttttttttgttgatttctcAATATATCTACTAGAGCGAACCTAATAATTAATCCTCCATATTCTGCAGACCCATTAAGGGAATAGCTGCTGACCATAAGTTTTAAAGTTGCACCATACTTAgggtatttttatcttttctcaGATGAATGGATATATAGTTAACCCATTACACCAACTCAgaactttataatatatatgtgaaaatgttaattataataatatttaatatttaatatattaataacgtataattttacatattatcaataaattaaataacGTTGCATCTTTAAACATGAAGTTAAATtgatttaactttaatttttttttataatatattatcatcTAATTCATTTGCACTATCATTGTATCACAGaaaatttgatatattaaaaaatatgcattaaatgtttttttttaaaaattagtagtTAAACTATTTAACTAATTATATTAAATCCTAATTAAGTTAGCTAGATAGCTTTGGGCAATGGGGTTGGCAACTTGGAACATTTTGAGCAGGAGAAAATATACTTTGGTTCTCGGGAATTGAGTTCCAAcactactttattttatttctttgtttttttcactatatacaaaatcaaaatcagaaccCGATCAGTACTATTGAGTATACATATGGTGAAATGGAAGGTATAAGAAAAATGAGTTGAAATCAGTAGTTGTCTGCAAGCACTCATCTTGACTAGGGACAAAGGGTCCAAAGCCAGCAATTTCCCCCTAATGATTGTTGAATAAAATCGAGGACGACAAAGAAAGAACAACACATGAGAATATCTCCACAGCAAAATAAATGCATAGCCTAAGCCACCCCTTCACATTGGAGaaacaaataaaacaacataATAAACACTCCTACCCctaaccctaaatcctaaaactCTCTTCTCATACCCCTTCACCCACTACTATTTTGCCTTGACCCCTTCAACCCCCCCCCCAAAGATAAGGACAGAAATTGGGAACCTTCCAATACACAAACAATATATTTACACACCATAAATCTCTCTTTTCCCAACCCTTAGTTCAAGGTTATATGGATATAtgcatgaatatatgtgtatgtgtgtgtttTAAAGGTGGTGAAATCATTAGGGGGATCgagttttgatattttgatttgCAAGATTTTGGGGGACAGTGATATTGAAAGAgtttaatgttttaaattatgatttcgGGTTTGATTTACGTGGACGGAGAAAATTATGCTACATAACATTGGAAGAAAGGTACGGTTAAACTTTTCTATAACAGCTTTATTTAGCTGTTAAAATTTTGGATGTTATAGAGAGGAAGATGTTATACATTTATAATAACATTCGAAATACCTATAACAACATTTGAGATTTAGAttatatttttgataaaatttacaaaaataattttatttattaaagattattatcatttaataaaaatataattagtatatttttatataaaatttaaatattttattgaaaaatatcctaattaaattttattatttttatttcacttaagaataaaattaattttactaaaatttaagaCAATGAGTTATTATAGAGATCTATTTTAATAAAGAGTGTATTTCATACTTTATGATTGTTGTTATAGTGAATAAAATTATAGCATAAAAAATCAGTTATAAAACAAACTTGAATTGTTATAGAAAGGgtatattaatatttgttgaaTCAAATAGTGAAGAAATTGATATCCTTAATCAAGGTTTTAGATTTGATTCTCGTAGATGAAGAAAACAATCGGAAAATACAATGacattgaaaaaagaaaaagggtataTGCATACCTATTTTTTAATGACTACAGTCAAATAGTAAGAAGTTCGATGTCCTAACTCCTCGAGTAAGGTTTCAAGTTCGAATATTGTGAATAAAGAAAACAACGTTGCTAGAAAAACTTTATTCCCCCGTTTAAAGGGTCTAATTCAACCTCACTTGAAATTTTATCGAAACTCAATATAACTATCAAACACCGGAATATCTCGAACCGATAAGATGTGTATACTATTGGATgataaaagaaaggaaaggaaaggaaagcaAGGGTGCAATGCATATGCCCCTGGGAAAGGGTAGTAGTGTTTTGCAATGGAATATAGTATACAATAGTATTATTATAATGACAAATTGGTAGAGTATGGGATATAGTGTAATATAATAAATTAGTATAGAAAAAGGGTAAaagaaaagtataaaaattggCAGGGTTTTGTGAGGGATTAGGAGGCAAAGAATGTGAATAGAGAATGGGGTATTGTATTGTAttggattgatgatgatgatgatgatggtggtgGTGGGTTTTGGTGCTGCCCATGCACGCCGGCAGCTTTTACCCTCTTTTACTCTCTTTCTTAACCCCCCATTTCGCACGCCTACACTCACTTCAATCTATacccatctctctctctctcttaaaaTATACATTATGAAAACTTAGGGTTTAATTGTAGTTTTAGCCCCTCtattatgttgaaatttataatttaatccattttagTACAATTTGACATGATTtgattgttttctttttgttaataGGTCTAAATTGATAAACCATCGTAATAATTTGAACTTAgtactaatattataaaattaaaaggataatttattatataagtgATTATTGTATTAGAAAATAAGGTTATCCAACTAATCCATCTCATGACATCCAttctttttctcactttttcatccaaatctaaaaaatttataaattggtTCGATTGTcaattttctttctcaattccaAATAGTTTACTTAAAAGTCGATTAAATCTTTTTATTAAAATCGATATTTTATTCAACCGAATGATtcggtaaaaatattaaaaatagtaataaaaaataaaaccccaaaaaatGCTAATAAAGCCCCTATATGAGTCAATTCCTCCATggaatttcttaaaaaaaaaaaagaaaaacaaaagcatGCCCTAAAAGAAATAAGCTAAGCTAGAAAAAGAAGGCATCACCACTAACCGGCCACCTCCATCGATTATACAAAAAGAAAAGCATATTTTTGACTGTCACGACATAGATTCCCCAGCCCtctttactttctttttcttaattctatttatttttatttttatttttattttaaaacccaATTAGCAAAATCATATAGTTTTAAGATCCCCCCCCCTTTCTTCAATCTAGTATATACTgttagaacaaaaaaaaaaacataaactctCATCACTGTTATAGCTGTTCCCTTGCCCCGACAACCTTAAATCCAAagtcttaaaattttcattgatgTGGGTcttgtttttcatgtttttttgatGGATACTTTGTTTAGGTTAGTAAGTCTTCAATCATCTGATCAATCTTTGAATTCTAGTAGAACATCAAGCAGTTCTCGATCTTCAAAACAAAACCATcgttatcatcatcatcatcaagaagaagaagataacgAAGAATGCTTCAACGTTTTCATGGATGAAGAAGACTTTTCTTCGTCTTCTTCTAGGAATTATTACCCTTATTATCCTTACCAGCAACAAAATCAGCCCCATACCCATTCTTCCTCCGTCGGAGGCGgcggaggtggtggtggtggagtaGCAGCCGTTACGACTCCCACTAACACTTCCACCCCCACCACTACTCATGCTTTTGAATCTTCTGATTATTCAACTgctgctttttctttttcatctccAGCTAGTGATTTGAACAACTTTGATTTCTCCGGCAAGTGGGCAACCGATGTGTTGTTGGAAACGGCGACGGCTATTGCTGATCGGAACAGTGGACGTGTTCAACAGTTGATGTGGATGTTGAATGAACTCGGTTCACCTTACGGTGATATTGATCAAAAACTGAGTTCTTATTTTCTTCAAGCTTTGTTCAGTCGTATGACGGATTCCGGTGAGCGTTGTTACCGGACGTTATCATCGGCATCGGAGAAAACATGTTCGTTTGAATCAATGAGGAAGATGGTATTGAAATTTCAAGAGGTAAGTCCATGGACTACTTTTGGTCATGTTGCTTGTAATGGTGCAATCATGGAAGCTTTTGAAGGTGAAAGTAAGTTACATATAATTGATATAAGCAATACATATTGCACTCAATGGCCTACTTTACTCGAAGCCCTAGCTACCCGTAGTGACGATACGCCGAGTTTAAGGCTTACAACTATCGTCACCACCAAAAACGGCTGCGTTTCAACATCCGGCGGTGGAGCCGCCGTCCAAAAAGTGATGAAAGAAATAGGTAAAAGGATGGAAAAATTCGCTAGATTAATGGGAGTTCCTTTTAAATTCAATGTTATACACCATACCGGTGATTTATATGACTTAGATTTATCAAACCTTGATGTTAAAGACGATGAAGCTTTAGCCATCAACTGTGTTGGCACATTACATTCGATCATGGATACTAGTCGGGACATCGTTATATCGAGCTTCCGGCGATTAAAACCGAGGGTAATCACCGTCGTAGAAGAAGAAGCCGACCTCGATATCGGTGTCGATGGGGTCGATTTCATTAAAGGTTTCCATGAATGTTTAAGATGGTTCAGGGTTTATTTTGAAGCTTTAGATGAAAGTTTCAATAGAACAAGCAACGAAAAGTTGATGCTTGAACGAGCCGCCGGCCGGGCCATCGTTGACTTAGTGGCTTGTTCGCCGTCAGAGTCGATAGAGCGGCGTGAACCAGCCGCGCGTTGGTCAAGGCGGTTCCATGCAAGTGGGTTCAGTCCTGTGGGTTTGAGTGATGAAGTGTGTGATGATGTGCGCGCCTTGTTGAGAAGGTATAAAGATGGTTGGTCGATGACACAATGCCCTGACGCCGGAATATTCTTGTCGTGGAAAGATCAGGTGGTGGTTTGGGCCAGTGCATGGCGGCCTTGACGACGGCGACCGGTGGCAGATGgcgtttttcttttcttttcctttttgttgcATGGCAAGGGGAGTGGTTCACACGTGTGTTATGGTTTTTTTTCTCGTACGTGTAATGTGGATTGGcgtatttttttctttataatatGGTATTGGGGAGTGCCAagaatttgcttattttcaataGGATTGGgagtaattaaaaatttattttcactaattataattaaatattgttatttttttatttttgtgattatttttattattatatagaattttttgtgtttttgcatcaaatgaaaatttttaattttcttaattggattactaattaaattaaatctcataattttcaaaagaaaaattataacaataacgatattaattgaatttatataaattttttggcTCATTTTcctatcaaaaattaaaaatttaatcgaTACCACCAACTTAATTTGACCCCATATTTGGCCTGCACAAATTgaagacaaaaataaaaaaaaattcttagccTAAAACATAAGGTTGGTGTTggactaattaaataattagcaTTACTAAGtaatctttaattttataaatcattGTTTGCAAATAGGTCCAAATTTAAAATGGGTTTGGTATTTGGTGTAAAAGGGTGATATCagcttatgaaattttaattattttgataattaaaataaagggtttaaatttataaattatccatctcaatataaatagaaatagaaataggtCTTTATCTAGTTTAGAGTCTTAGGACGGCCATTGGTTGGGGGATTTGGGT includes:
- the LOC107932585 gene encoding protein SHORT-ROOT, with protein sequence MDTLFRLVSLQSSDQSLNSSRTSSSSRSSKQNHRYHHHHQEEEDNEECFNVFMDEEDFSSSSSRNYYPYYPYQQQNQPHTHSSSVGGGGGGGGGVAAVTTPTNTSTPTTTHAFESSDYSTAAFSFSSPASDLNNFDFSGKWATDVLLETATAIADRNSGRVQQLMWMLNELGSPYGDIDQKLSSYFLQALFSRMTDSGERCYRTLSSASEKTCSFESMRKMVLKFQEVSPWTTFGHVACNGAIMEAFEGESKLHIIDISNTYCTQWPTLLEALATRSDDTPSLRLTTIVTTKNGCVSTSGGGAAVQKVMKEIGKRMEKFARLMGVPFKFNVIHHTGDLYDLDLSNLDVKDDEALAINCVGTLHSIMDTSRDIVISSFRRLKPRVITVVEEEADLDIGVDGVDFIKGFHECLRWFRVYFEALDESFNRTSNEKLMLERAAGRAIVDLVACSPSESIERREPAARWSRRFHASGFSPVGLSDEVCDDVRALLRRYKDGWSMTQCPDAGIFLSWKDQVVVWASAWRP